A genomic window from Brevibacillus agri includes:
- the fliJ gene encoding flagellar export protein FliJ: MKVFQFHLQKVLDLKEKEKEQAEWAFGKSIQRKNEEEWKLVQLTEQHDEMTHMLEEAQMQTCSAAQLISIAQYQQAVARSITRQQRTLRGCEQDVERCQSHLTERMKESQLWQRLREKSLHQFLDEQRQREQKEMDEIGTQLYLRRSN; this comes from the coding sequence GTGAAAGTGTTTCAGTTTCATCTCCAAAAAGTTCTGGATCTGAAGGAAAAAGAGAAAGAGCAGGCAGAGTGGGCATTTGGGAAATCGATTCAGCGCAAAAACGAAGAAGAGTGGAAACTTGTGCAATTGACTGAACAGCATGATGAGATGACCCATATGCTTGAGGAAGCGCAAATGCAGACGTGCAGCGCGGCGCAGCTTATCTCTATCGCGCAGTACCAGCAAGCGGTAGCCCGCTCGATTACGAGGCAGCAACGAACCTTGCGCGGGTGTGAGCAGGACGTGGAGCGCTGTCAGTCCCATTTGACCGAGAGAATGAAAGAGTCCCAGTTGTGGCAACGACTGCGGGAAAAATCTCTCCATCAATTTCTCGACGAGCAGAGACAGCGTGAGCAAAAAGAAATGGATGAGATCGGCACGCAGCTCTATCTTCGCCGCAGCAACTAA
- the fliH gene encoding flagellar assembly protein FliH produces MISLSRIIKVANYRPSEDSVLLSVTPVPPKTESDPERLQKNLQIFQEAEIEAKTILADAEETAQTILRQAIEEAEQLKQEASLEIQQWWEQKQQEAAQLFSSTQEQATAEGHEKGFAEGKQQAYEEETQALAEARAILEQAYSSKQQIIAEAEPFLVELALEIAKKIIGQELQQNPEQVLEIAKKALRRSRVHGEITICVNHNYFHYVSEHRPQLLALLEGQAELSIYPDYTIADGGCVIRTQLGSVDARVDTQLEEIKQALLAIAGGSESR; encoded by the coding sequence ATGATATCATTGTCTAGGATCATTAAAGTGGCGAATTATCGGCCTTCAGAGGACTCTGTCCTCCTCTCGGTGACGCCTGTACCACCTAAGACGGAAAGTGATCCCGAAAGGTTGCAAAAAAATCTACAAATTTTTCAAGAAGCTGAAATAGAGGCCAAAACGATTCTGGCAGACGCGGAAGAAACCGCGCAAACCATTCTCCGCCAAGCGATAGAAGAGGCCGAACAACTGAAGCAGGAAGCCTCGCTGGAGATTCAGCAATGGTGGGAGCAGAAACAGCAGGAGGCTGCCCAGTTGTTCAGCTCGACGCAGGAGCAAGCGACGGCCGAAGGACACGAAAAAGGCTTTGCAGAAGGCAAGCAGCAAGCGTACGAGGAAGAGACGCAAGCACTCGCCGAGGCGCGTGCGATTCTGGAGCAGGCATACAGCAGCAAGCAGCAGATCATCGCGGAAGCAGAGCCGTTTTTGGTAGAGCTGGCCCTGGAAATCGCCAAAAAAATTATCGGACAGGAACTGCAGCAAAATCCGGAGCAGGTGCTGGAAATTGCGAAAAAAGCGCTGCGGCGCTCGCGAGTCCACGGCGAGATCACGATCTGCGTCAACCACAACTACTTCCATTACGTTTCCGAGCATCGCCCCCAACTGCTGGCGTTGCTGGAAGGACAGGCGGAGCTTTCCATCTATCCGGACTACACGATAGCAGATGGCGGCTGTGTCATTCGCACACAGCTCGGAAGCGTGGACGCACGGGTGGATACACAACTAGAAGAGATCAAACAAGCATTGCTTGCGATTGCCGGAGGAAGTGAGTCCCGATGA
- the fliG gene encoding flagellar motor switch protein FliG — MARGAKELSGRQKAAILLISLGPEISAQVFKHLREDEIEQLTLEIANVRKVDTDEKDKILAEFHQIAVAKEVISQGGITYAKEILQKALGETKAMDIINRLTANLQVRPFDFARKADPGQILNFIQNEHPQTIALVLSYLEPQQAAMILSALPQERQAEVAKRIATMDSTSPEVIAQVEQVLEQKLSATVTQDYTQAGGIEAIVAVLNGVDRGTERTILDSLEIQDPELAEEIKKRMFVFEDIATLDNRSIQRVIRDVENADLQLSLKVSSEEVREVIFRNMSKRMADTFREEMEFMGPVRLRDVEEAQSRIVAIIRRLEEAGEIIIARGGGDDIIV, encoded by the coding sequence ATGGCTCGCGGCGCTAAAGAGTTGTCGGGAAGACAGAAGGCGGCTATCCTCCTCATCTCACTAGGGCCGGAAATCTCTGCCCAGGTGTTCAAGCATTTGCGTGAGGATGAGATTGAGCAGTTGACATTGGAAATTGCCAATGTGCGAAAAGTAGATACTGATGAAAAAGATAAAATCTTGGCTGAATTTCACCAAATCGCCGTAGCGAAGGAAGTCATTTCGCAAGGCGGCATTACGTACGCAAAAGAAATTTTGCAAAAAGCGCTGGGCGAGACGAAAGCGATGGATATCATCAATCGCTTGACGGCAAACCTGCAAGTGCGGCCGTTCGATTTTGCCAGGAAGGCAGATCCTGGTCAAATTTTAAACTTCATCCAAAACGAGCATCCGCAGACCATTGCACTGGTGCTTTCTTATCTCGAACCGCAGCAGGCTGCGATGATTTTGTCGGCTTTGCCGCAAGAGCGCCAGGCTGAGGTAGCGAAGCGGATTGCGACGATGGACAGCACTTCTCCGGAAGTGATCGCCCAGGTGGAGCAAGTCCTCGAGCAGAAGCTCTCGGCAACGGTGACACAGGATTATACGCAAGCTGGCGGGATCGAGGCAATCGTGGCAGTTCTCAATGGTGTCGATCGTGGGACGGAGCGCACGATTCTCGATTCTCTCGAAATTCAGGACCCCGAATTGGCCGAAGAAATCAAGAAGCGCATGTTTGTATTCGAAGATATCGCCACACTGGACAACCGCTCCATTCAGCGCGTCATCCGCGACGTGGAAAATGCGGATTTGCAGCTTTCGCTCAAAGTGTCCAGCGAAGAAGTTCGCGAAGTTATTTTCCGCAACATGTCCAAACGGATGGCGGACACTTTCAGAGAAGAAATGGAGTTCATGGGACCAGTTCGTCTGCGCGACGTCGAAGAAGCACAATCTCGTATCGTTGCGATTATCCGTCGCTTAGAGGAGGCTGGTGAGATCATCATCGCCCGCGGTGGAGGAGATGATATCATTGTCTAG
- the fliI gene encoding flagellar protein export ATPase FliI, which translates to MSILDISKYRQALYELDPLRVNGKVTQVVGLTIESQGPEVKLGEICHLYPTNSKEPIIAEVVGFRENKVLLMPLGELTAIGPGCDVVATGRSLEVKVGPEILGSVLDGLGRPYQGTLPLGLASYPTNNLPPNPILRPRIKEPLSVGVRAIDGLLTVGKGQRVGIFAGSGVGKSTLMGMIARNTTADINVIGLIGERGREVMEFIERDLGEEGLKRSVVVVATSDQPAMIRIKGALIATSIAEYFRDRGLNVMLMMDSVTRFAMAQREVGLAIGEPPATRGYTPSVFALMPKLMERAGTADKGSITAFYTVLVDSDDMNDPIADTARGILDGHIVLDRKIAQKGHFPAIDVMASVSRVMSEIVSDEHKEAARQLKKHLATFREAEDLINIGAYKPGSNRDIDAAIRYKDIISEFTAQGTHEPSTLQSAIKALLAHFGGVD; encoded by the coding sequence ATGAGCATCCTGGACATATCCAAGTACAGACAGGCGCTGTATGAGCTCGATCCGCTACGCGTGAACGGGAAAGTGACACAGGTGGTCGGCCTGACCATCGAGTCGCAAGGACCCGAAGTGAAGCTCGGCGAGATTTGCCATCTGTACCCGACGAACAGCAAAGAGCCGATTATCGCCGAAGTGGTTGGTTTTCGGGAAAACAAAGTGCTGCTGATGCCGCTTGGCGAGCTGACAGCCATCGGACCGGGCTGCGACGTTGTGGCGACGGGCCGATCGCTGGAAGTAAAAGTAGGGCCGGAAATACTCGGCTCGGTGCTGGATGGACTGGGCAGGCCGTATCAAGGGACGCTGCCGCTCGGACTGGCTTCCTATCCGACGAACAACCTCCCGCCGAACCCGATCCTGCGCCCGCGCATCAAGGAGCCGCTCAGCGTCGGCGTACGCGCCATAGACGGACTTTTGACGGTCGGAAAAGGACAACGTGTCGGCATCTTTGCCGGATCAGGGGTAGGGAAAAGTACTCTGATGGGGATGATCGCCCGCAATACGACGGCGGACATCAACGTCATCGGGCTGATCGGGGAGCGCGGACGCGAAGTCATGGAGTTTATTGAACGCGATCTGGGGGAAGAAGGGCTAAAGAGGTCTGTCGTCGTCGTCGCCACTTCCGACCAGCCGGCCATGATTCGCATCAAGGGAGCCTTGATTGCGACCTCGATCGCCGAATATTTCCGGGATCGCGGACTGAATGTGATGCTGATGATGGATTCTGTCACCCGGTTTGCCATGGCGCAGCGGGAAGTGGGACTAGCCATCGGAGAGCCTCCAGCCACACGCGGCTACACCCCGTCCGTGTTCGCCCTGATGCCGAAGCTGATGGAGCGGGCAGGAACGGCCGACAAAGGCAGCATCACGGCGTTTTACACGGTACTCGTCGACTCGGATGACATGAACGATCCGATTGCGGATACGGCGAGGGGAATTTTGGACGGACACATTGTCCTCGACCGGAAAATCGCACAAAAAGGCCATTTTCCTGCCATTGATGTGATGGCAAGCGTCAGCCGCGTCATGTCGGAAATCGTCTCGGACGAGCACAAGGAAGCCGCCAGACAGTTGAAAAAGCATCTGGCGACATTCCGGGAAGCGGAAGACTTGATTAACATCGGAGCGTACAAGCCAGGATCAAACCGCGACATTGATGCCGCGATCCGCTATAAAGACATCATTTCTGAGTTTACGGCCCAAGGCACACATGAGCCCTCGACCCTTCAAAGCGCAATCAAGGCGCTGTTAGCCCATTTCGGAGGAGTGGACTAG
- a CDS encoding magnesium transporter MgtE N-terminal domain-containing protein — protein sequence MEEIQEEREYGRLEWFFYMIVIPALFASLLGGVLLSLLGVNVLGNVLHWANSIPYVEKLVPDEYDTLSGEEEKKEPDTEKQVATLQQDQAKNQQQISALKEEAAKKDATIQALEKQVQDLNKLMEEQRASEEERQKQFTDLAKVYTTMSAKNAAAIIENLSLDESVAVMTKMKPNQRADILAKMDPKKAADISILLKDSVVNKDDDIAALQQRVQVLTKALSETRSGSSSSANDQALSETFAQMPAEDSAAVIRSLMSTNKSRALTLLKEMPADKRAQTLSAIAKEDKKEKDNLAARITEELLR from the coding sequence ATGGAAGAAATCCAAGAAGAACGGGAATACGGCAGGTTGGAATGGTTTTTTTACATGATCGTCATTCCTGCACTGTTTGCCAGCCTCCTTGGCGGCGTTCTCCTGAGCTTGCTGGGAGTGAACGTGCTAGGGAATGTTCTCCACTGGGCTAACTCCATACCGTACGTGGAAAAGCTCGTCCCGGACGAATACGACACGCTGTCCGGTGAGGAGGAAAAGAAAGAACCAGACACGGAGAAGCAAGTGGCGACCCTGCAGCAAGACCAGGCGAAAAATCAGCAGCAAATTTCCGCGCTGAAAGAAGAAGCAGCGAAAAAAGACGCCACGATTCAAGCGCTGGAAAAGCAGGTGCAAGACTTGAACAAGCTCATGGAGGAACAAAGAGCCAGCGAAGAGGAGCGGCAAAAGCAGTTTACGGACCTCGCCAAAGTGTACACGACGATGTCAGCGAAAAACGCAGCAGCCATCATCGAAAATTTGAGCCTGGACGAGTCTGTCGCGGTCATGACCAAAATGAAGCCCAATCAGCGCGCAGACATTTTGGCAAAGATGGACCCGAAAAAAGCGGCAGACATTTCGATACTGCTGAAAGATTCTGTTGTCAACAAGGACGACGACATTGCGGCCTTGCAACAGCGGGTTCAGGTGCTGACAAAGGCGCTTAGCGAGACGCGCAGCGGCTCTTCCTCCAGCGCAAACGACCAGGCACTGAGCGAGACATTCGCGCAGATGCCAGCAGAAGATTCTGCCGCGGTCATTCGCTCGCTCATGAGTACGAACAAGAGCAGAGCGCTTACCCTCTTAAAAGAAATGCCTGCGGACAAGCGGGCGCAAACACTCTCTGCGATCGCCAAGGAAGACAAAAAAGAGAAAGACAATCTGGCGGCACGCATCACAGAAGAGTTGCTTCGATAA
- a CDS encoding flagellar basal body-associated FliL family protein produces MFQNRLFNMALIIIIAISLLGVISFVLWQTYLSPAGQTASSEEKEVKPLSAKEMQEYSVDTGEITTNLLTNNYMIVRFSITADSADAKTELEQRLPQVNQVIIKTLAGLTPEDIKGTEGVNKLEAKIMNEISSLMQEGKIVQVVTTKRVLS; encoded by the coding sequence ATGTTTCAAAATCGTTTGTTTAACATGGCTCTAATTATCATCATCGCGATTTCGCTACTGGGAGTCATCTCGTTTGTGCTCTGGCAAACGTATCTCTCTCCGGCCGGGCAGACGGCCAGCTCCGAAGAAAAAGAAGTGAAGCCTTTGTCAGCGAAAGAAATGCAGGAGTACTCCGTAGATACTGGCGAGATCACAACCAATTTGCTGACGAACAATTACATGATTGTGCGCTTCAGCATTACAGCGGACAGTGCAGATGCCAAAACGGAACTGGAGCAGCGATTGCCACAGGTCAATCAGGTGATTATTAAAACGTTGGCTGGCCTGACACCAGAAGACATAAAAGGAACCGAAGGCGTAAACAAGCTGGAAGCGAAAATCATGAATGAAATCAGCTCCCTGATGCAAGAAGGCAAAATCGTGCAAGTCGTGACGACCAAGCGGGTCTTGTCCTAG
- the fliM gene encoding flagellar motor switch protein FliM, protein MAEVLSQSEIDALLAALSSGEMDANELKKEETERKVKVYDFKRALRFSKDQIRGLTRIHENYARLLTTYFSAQLRTFVQITVASVDQLPYDEFIRSIPKMTILNIFEAPPLEGRMVLEVNPNIAYTMLDRLLGGQGAIPEKMGALTEIETTVMERVFGKALDTFHEAWKQIIELDPYQEGLEMNPQFMQIVSPNEIVVVISFSTKIGDTTGMINLCLPHVVMEPIMTKLSGQYWFSKQKKTRDEDERLRVEERVKVAKLPIIAEMGTATITVGDFLALQKGDVIQLDQSLDSKLKIKIGDQLKFLGQPGTLKGRMAVQIDEVIEEGEDQNE, encoded by the coding sequence ATGGCCGAGGTTCTCTCACAAAGTGAGATTGACGCGTTGTTGGCCGCTCTATCATCTGGTGAGATGGATGCCAACGAGCTGAAAAAAGAAGAGACTGAGCGCAAAGTCAAAGTGTATGATTTCAAACGCGCGTTGCGGTTCTCCAAAGACCAGATCCGTGGCTTGACACGAATCCATGAGAACTATGCGAGGCTGTTGACTACTTATTTTTCAGCTCAGCTCCGTACCTTCGTGCAAATTACGGTTGCCTCCGTCGATCAATTGCCGTATGACGAATTTATACGCTCCATTCCCAAGATGACCATCTTGAACATCTTCGAAGCTCCTCCTTTGGAAGGACGAATGGTCTTGGAGGTCAATCCAAACATCGCCTATACCATGCTGGATCGGCTTCTTGGTGGCCAGGGTGCAATCCCGGAAAAAATGGGTGCACTTACGGAAATTGAAACAACGGTGATGGAGCGAGTATTCGGCAAGGCGCTGGATACATTCCACGAGGCATGGAAGCAAATTATTGAGCTTGATCCGTACCAGGAAGGACTGGAAATGAATCCCCAGTTCATGCAGATTGTCTCGCCAAACGAGATTGTCGTCGTAATCTCGTTCAGTACGAAAATCGGGGACACGACAGGAATGATTAACCTTTGTCTGCCTCACGTCGTAATGGAGCCGATCATGACCAAGCTTTCCGGTCAGTACTGGTTCTCCAAGCAGAAAAAGACACGGGATGAAGATGAACGCCTGCGTGTCGAAGAACGAGTAAAGGTGGCCAAACTGCCGATCATTGCGGAAATGGGGACGGCTACGATTACCGTCGGCGATTTTCTGGCGCTGCAAAAAGGCGATGTCATCCAGTTGGATCAGTCGCTTGACAGCAAGCTGAAGATCAAGATAGGCGATCAGTTGAAGTTCCTGGGGCAACCGGGTACGCTCAAAGGCAGAATGGCCGTGCAGATTGATGAAGTCATAGAGGAGGGGGAGGACCAAAATGAGTAG
- a CDS encoding flagellar hook-length control protein FliK encodes MNVANLTPPVGSAGSVTSVGAATGNGDAGMGQLFSLQMLQTFETMLDSKGAVASPAGLSEEDQKLLDELMALIAQLLAAGQQGNAELNEQVGEKAAAVEQLLGKVSGQGMELASQAGVDLKQLLSKLSQKEASADEMDKLAALLEALKNQKGNESKAKHGALPLRSETIPNLNASQQEAFKTISPLRMNLGLAAYKLEAGVSSQPIQPTLSGSLLNQEGNPEESLLTTANQISVVSQQAPQTQSVASFQQAVGQTHHVNANQLPQQLTQLFVSKLQLSGHNGVHEARLILNPQSLGQVDVTITSHNGVITAQFHAETQAGKDLLDNQLPQLRLALTQQGLQVDRLEVNQQQDTAFSFQQQREQAGQQRDNQQQQQQKQAEQEFALEALVDSSETSESLWNRLRESARGVDDLV; translated from the coding sequence ATGAATGTAGCCAATCTGACTCCGCCAGTAGGTTCAGCCGGGAGCGTCACATCTGTCGGTGCTGCCACAGGCAATGGAGATGCTGGCATGGGGCAGTTGTTCTCTTTGCAAATGCTGCAAACTTTTGAAACGATGCTAGACTCCAAAGGGGCAGTTGCTTCTCCGGCAGGCTTGTCAGAGGAAGACCAGAAATTGCTCGATGAACTGATGGCGTTGATCGCTCAACTGCTTGCCGCAGGTCAGCAAGGAAACGCAGAACTGAACGAGCAAGTAGGCGAAAAGGCAGCAGCGGTTGAACAGCTTTTGGGCAAAGTGTCCGGACAAGGCATGGAGCTTGCCTCGCAGGCTGGAGTGGATCTCAAGCAACTTTTGTCCAAGCTTTCGCAAAAGGAAGCATCTGCCGATGAGATGGACAAGCTGGCCGCACTTCTCGAAGCACTGAAGAACCAAAAAGGCAATGAAAGCAAAGCGAAGCATGGCGCGCTGCCGCTGCGCTCCGAGACGATTCCCAATCTAAATGCATCGCAGCAAGAAGCGTTCAAGACGATTTCGCCTTTGCGGATGAACCTCGGCCTGGCTGCCTACAAGCTGGAAGCGGGAGTATCTTCCCAACCGATCCAGCCGACGCTTTCCGGCAGTTTGCTGAATCAGGAAGGAAACCCGGAGGAATCGCTGCTGACGACAGCGAACCAAATTTCGGTTGTTTCCCAGCAAGCGCCTCAGACGCAAAGCGTGGCAAGTTTTCAACAGGCAGTCGGACAGACGCACCATGTGAACGCGAACCAATTGCCGCAGCAGCTTACCCAGCTTTTCGTTTCCAAGCTGCAACTAAGCGGCCATAACGGTGTGCATGAAGCACGGCTGATCTTGAATCCGCAGTCGCTCGGGCAGGTGGACGTGACGATTACTTCGCACAACGGGGTAATTACCGCCCAGTTCCACGCCGAGACACAGGCCGGAAAAGATTTGCTCGACAACCAGCTTCCGCAATTGCGGCTGGCTTTGACGCAGCAAGGCTTGCAGGTCGATCGTCTGGAGGTCAATCAACAGCAGGACACGGCATTCAGCTTCCAGCAACAGCGCGAGCAAGCCGGACAGCAGCGGGACAATCAGCAGCAACAGCAACAAAAACAGGCTGAACAAGAGTTTGCGCTAGAGGCGCTCGTAGACAGCAGTGAAACGAGCGAGTCGCTATGGAATCGCCTGCGGGAATCAGCCCGTGGAGTGGACGATCTCGTCTAG
- the flgG gene encoding flagellar basal body rod protein FlgG, with amino-acid sequence MLRSMYSGISGMRGFQTKLDVIGNNIANVNTVGFKKSRVMFQDILSQNVQGAGAPTDGGKGGTNPTQIGLGSSIASIDTVFSAGSPMTTNLPTDLSIEGDAFFMVSPDDGATIYYTRAGNFTRDSQGFLVNPQGLKLLNSDAAPIQISQADGVVSYSIGKDGVITTVDDAGALAADNTIGVMTFNNPSGLKKVGNSLYENTVNAGARDEDPMTPVTPADARVSIIAGQLEMSNVDLSEEFTEMIVAQRGFQANSRIITTSDSVLEELVNLKR; translated from the coding sequence ATGCTTCGTTCCATGTATTCAGGTATCTCAGGTATGCGCGGCTTTCAAACAAAGCTTGATGTCATTGGGAACAACATTGCGAACGTAAATACGGTTGGCTTCAAAAAAAGCCGTGTCATGTTTCAAGATATTTTGAGCCAAAATGTGCAAGGTGCCGGCGCTCCGACCGACGGTGGAAAAGGCGGTACCAACCCGACCCAGATCGGTCTCGGTTCCTCGATCGCATCGATTGATACCGTGTTTTCGGCGGGAAGCCCGATGACGACAAACTTGCCGACAGACCTTTCCATTGAAGGCGACGCCTTTTTCATGGTGAGCCCGGATGACGGCGCGACGATCTACTACACGCGCGCAGGCAACTTCACCCGCGACTCCCAAGGCTTCCTGGTTAACCCGCAAGGACTGAAACTGTTGAACAGCGATGCTGCTCCGATCCAGATCAGCCAGGCTGACGGTGTCGTCTCCTACTCCATCGGCAAAGACGGCGTCATTACGACCGTAGACGATGCGGGCGCGCTTGCAGCCGACAACACGATTGGCGTCATGACGTTCAACAACCCGAGCGGTCTGAAAAAAGTCGGCAATTCGCTCTATGAAAACACGGTGAACGCCGGTGCTCGTGACGAAGACCCAATGACACCAGTTACTCCAGCAGATGCACGCGTGAGCATCATTGCCGGTCAACTGGAAATGTCCAACGTCGACCTCTCTGAAGAGTTCACGGAAATGATCGTGGCGCAGCGCGGCTTCCAGGCGAACTCGCGGATCATTACGACGTCCGATTCCGTTCTCGAGGAACTGGTGAATCTGAAACGATAA
- a CDS encoding flagellar FlbD family protein: MIKLTRFNGTAFYLNITHIETVEATPDTVITLFNDRKYIVKDSVESIAERVQAFYQNAHPIATAPKLPDDLNE; encoded by the coding sequence ATGATTAAACTGACCCGTTTTAACGGCACTGCGTTTTATCTGAACATCACTCACATCGAAACGGTTGAAGCAACACCCGATACCGTGATTACGTTGTTCAACGACAGGAAGTACATCGTGAAGGATTCCGTAGAGTCCATCGCTGAACGTGTTCAGGCTTTTTATCAAAACGCTCATCCGATAGCGACTGCACCCAAGCTGCCGGACGATTTAAATGAATAG
- a CDS encoding TIGR02530 family flagellar biosynthesis protein, translating to MNHFRVAQPYFPPKPNHVTKAAAQTAPGASKTFQQYLTESTTPHAKAQPLSFSQHAMSRLQQRGIALGGHQLERLESAVQKAASKGARESLIIMDNVAYVVSIVNRKIITAVDDGSMKDNVFTNIDSAIFV from the coding sequence ATGAACCATTTTCGTGTCGCGCAGCCCTATTTCCCTCCGAAACCGAATCACGTCACCAAAGCGGCTGCCCAGACAGCGCCGGGAGCCAGCAAAACGTTTCAACAGTACTTGACCGAATCGACGACTCCACATGCCAAAGCACAGCCACTTTCGTTCAGTCAGCATGCCATGAGCCGCCTGCAGCAACGTGGAATCGCGCTTGGAGGGCATCAGTTGGAACGTTTGGAGTCAGCGGTTCAAAAGGCAGCCTCCAAAGGGGCCAGAGAATCTCTCATCATTATGGATAACGTGGCTTATGTCGTGAGCATCGTAAATCGGAAAATCATTACCGCTGTGGACGATGGCAGCATGAAGGACAATGTATTTACCAACATCGACAGCGCCATCTTCGTATAA